Sequence from the Anas acuta chromosome 24, bAnaAcu1.1, whole genome shotgun sequence genome:
GGCTAAGATATTTATAGCTTCCCCACACATACTGCTAGCATAGAAAGACccattttatctttaaaaaatgatttaaaaacgTGTAAGTCACTTATGAGTTACCAGTGCTTTATTAGAACAATTATATGTGAAGTATTTATAGTGCCTCAGCAGCTAATGTAGGTAACCTGGAATTTACAACCAAAGTTATAAGTACAGAAGAGATTTCTAATAAGGTTCCCCAGAGAAATCAGGGAAGATGAGGATCCAGTGTATTGTAGCTGCTCAGGTCACTGTACATCGCCAATCAGTCCTGGTAGAATGGCTGTGCTGGTGTCGctaattgaaattaaaaagcacagaagaCAGTTTACCAGCAGGGAAATTAGGGACAGGATGCATTATCTTTGTCTCTTCGCTGTTTGCCTGTGTATATTCAGTGGTTAATGAATGGGATGGCCGTCACTTCGCTGCCTCCTGTTTTGCAGTCCTGTTCTTAACGCAGTGTTtcataaaagttaaaaatccaCCACTGCTGCTAAAAGAAAtcggcagctctgctgcctaaGCCCCTGGAGATTGCCTTCCAGCTAAAGACTCGGGCATGTTTTCAAAGTAGTGCAGAGAAAgtttgcagtgctgtgctctgcctcttCCATGGAAAAAGGATTCTGGTCTCCAGGGCTGTCAGTCTGGCACGACTGATGCAACAAATTCGCTCTttaggagaaggagaaaaaatagtgCATAGTAATATTGAACAATCCTTTATAGCAAAATGTTGTGGGATATTGGCTTGGTGTATAAGCAAAGTGTCTCCTTGGGATAAGCATCACTATGGATTATTGTATGCTTCATAATTACAAAACCTCTTCCAGCAGCAGTAAGATGCTTGCACGAGGGATTTCAGTTGTCCTTTAGATAGTAAAATTGCTCAGAAAGATGCTCCACATTAAGGTGATGAATGTTAATGTGTCCTGAGGAGGAAGAGCATTTCTGGGAGCAGTTCAGTCATTTTCACCACAGATTGATTCCATCattttttattcagtattttgatGGCTGTTGAAATCAATAATGCTGCAGCCTTACTGGCTGGAATGGCAGCtttcatataattaaaaaagttCAGAGTAAAATCGCATAGAAGGCTATCATGTAGAGGATATAATTAGGCTTTGAGGGCCTGAGTCAGTGGAATCAATGGAATCTCCATTGATAAATTGACTTTTGATAGGGCCCCTAATGCATCTTATATGATAATGGTACCTTTCTCCAGACAATTTTATGGTAGAGTTTGAAAAACATTAGGGAAGTAAGAGTAAATATGAGTTAAAACACAAGTAAAATATTCTAAGAACCATCACCaaagaccaaaaagaaaaaaaattcatgGCCAGATCAGAACCACAAATAAATGCTATAATTTCAAGAGAACGTTGATTTCCAGTGGCTGAGGATCTGGACAACTTGGGATATTTTTCGTCTAAAAATCAAGAGTGCATTGAACATATTTCACTTCAGCCTAATAGTCCTTCAGTTCTTAGCCTGAAGGACTTCTGTCTCTGCCTGCTAGGCAACAGCCAAGGTATCCTCCTGCTGGAACAAACCTTGGGTTTGGAGGCTTCCCCGTTCTGATTTTCTTGGTACTCAGCTGGTAGCATAATCCAGAGTGCACATCCTTCACTGACACACGTCCCTGCTGGAAGGTCCGTAAACTTGCACACGTGGGATTCAGCCTACAGATGCTCAGATATTCTGAGCAACATTCCTGCAAAAGTCAGAATTTTCCCCTGGGCCAGTGGAGGGTGCAAGATTTCACAACACTAAAACACATCCCTAAATCCAAGAGAGCAGCAAAATACTGCTGCTGAGCCCAGGTCTTTAATtaaatgtggaagaaaattaatgaaaaccAGAGAAGATTTTGTGCTTCTTTCAACTGATGATGTTCAGGTTCATTACATATCGAACTTTGTTAAGACTGGAAGCCCAGCTCAGGCCAATAGTGGCTTTTCATGACATGATTTCGCTGGGTGAACTGCAGGCTGATTTCAGTGGAGCTCCCAGCTCTTTCTTGACAGCTGTAGTTAAATGGATGAGCACACGAGACTTACACCTGGGGAATCACGGATTAGTCTTGTTTGTAAGGAAGCAAATATAAATTACTGTGTTTATgctacttttaaaatgcttttaatgagGAATCATTTGCTATTCAAAATTTCAATCCATAATAATGCCATAACCTCGCTGAGCTGATTATCATGTGCCTTGTTTAACATCATTCTTCAAACAGGAGACGAGGGCGAGCCGGTTGTTCTAAATTCTTGTGAACGTGCTGATCTATAACTCTAGCACAACGGAGCAAGACACCCTGCCTGACTTTgtgttgtgtttggttttgttctgtgttgCAGATGGAACTGATCTGACTTGGGACAGGTCTCCGAAGCAGCCGAAGTGTCTTCTCCAGTAGCAAGGCCTGGGGTCAGCATGGCAGCAGGGGTGGCAGCGTGGCTGCCCtttgccagggcagctgccaTAGGATGGATGCCAGTGGCCAACTGTCCCATGCCACTGGCtcccacagagaaaaacaagaggcAGGACGAGCTGATCATTCTCAACGTGAGTGGCAGGAGGTTCCAGACCTGGAGGACTACACTTGAGAGATACCCGGACACTCTGCTGGGCAGCACCGAGAAGGAGTTCTTCTTCAACGAAGACACTAAGGAGTACTTCTTTGACCGGGACCCTGAGGTCTTCAGGTGCATCTTAAATTTTTATAGAACTGGCAAGCTGCACTATCCCAGGTACGAGTGCATCTCTGCCTACGATGAAGAGCTTGCCTTCTATGGGATCCTCCCTGAAATCATCGGGGACTGCTGCTACGAAGAGTACAAGGACAGAAAGCGGGAGAATGCAGAGCGGCTGATGGATGACAACGACTCAGAAAACAACCAAGAAGGGTCCATGCCATCCCTGAGCTTCCGGCAGACCATGTGGCGAGCCTTCGAGAACCCCCACACCAGCACCTTAGCCTTAGTCTTTTACTACGTCACCGGTTTCTTTATTGCTGTCTCTGTGATCACTAATGTCGTGGAAACTGTCCCTTGTGGCACGGTGCCTGGAAACAAGGAGCTTCCATGTGGGGAGAGATACGCTGTGGCTTTCTTTTGCTTGGACACGGCTTGTGTGATGATTTTCACAGTAGAGTATCTGTTGAGACTCTTTGCGGCCCCAAGTCGCTACAGGTTCATCAGAAGCGTGATGAGCATCATCGACGTGGTGGCCATCATGCCATACTACATTGGCTTGGTGATGACCAACAACGAGGATGTCAGTGGAGCCTTTGTGACActaagggtttttagggttttCAGGATTTTCAAGTTCTCTCGCCATTCCCAAGGCTTAAGAATCTTGGGCTACACTTTGAAGAGCTGTGCCTCCGAGCTTggctttctcctcttttccctcaCTATGGCAATTATCATCTTTGCAACTGTGATGTTTTATGCAGAGAAAGGGTCCTCAGCAAGCAAATTCACCAGTATTCCTGCTTCCTTTTGGTACACTATTGTAACCATGACAACACTTGGGTGAGTATTACTTTTTCTCTTACTGAGCAGCAGGCAAGCATGTACTGGGAGCTTGACTTCAGTTACTCCTAAGCATTTTTCTGGGTGCATGTTCCAAAAGGGAATGGAATTGTTAAGGACTTGTTTGTTCTTTGCCTGACAACTTCTGGATTTCATGCTTTTGAAAACCTGAATAAAACAGGAAAGGTACTTAAACCCACTTGACAAATGCTTGGCACAATGGTAGATGGATGCAGGAGAAGCAGGGCTGTGAACAGTAGGTCCTGTTTTGCACTCATTTTGAAGCAAAGATAACATGAGTGGAAGGCAGTTGGCAACTGGagcttgtgggttttttttcagacattcaTTTGAGCCGTAGGTTTTACACAAAATTGCTGACGTATGTTTTGTCTCTTCTCACAATGTCGGTCACAGTTTCTTTGCTTGACATGCCAGGAATTACAGGTTGCTGAATTCAAATGGCTGTTTTGGGTTGCTATGCTCCTGAAGATGCTCAGTGGTCTCCaggacatatatatatattaaaaatatatatattttacttaatttaGCAACGAACAGGCTTCTTGTCTGTGCTAAGTGCTGAGTTTAAACACTAATAGGAGTATGCTACAGCAGTTGCACTAGAAATTCAAACACTCCTATGGACAGGTACAGAGGTAATGATATAGTCAAAGCAACAGATACGTAGCCTGTAGGgcactgtttttttctatttcatttctgtctcaCAGATATTTCTACTGAAATTACAGATTTGTGCTTTGAAAACCTTTGTCAGAATGGCCAACCCCTCACCCTGACAGGGTTACGTAAAAGAAAGTAGGCAATGCCCAAACTTTATAGCTACTTTGCAAAGAGTTTTCCCACCGGGGAGttcacacagctcagcactcaGATGTAGACAATTCTCATCCCTGTAATATGGTGACAGGAATGACCACTTCTTCTCTAAgctgcttttgattttaaacACTTCTCTGTGCCTATTAGGCATGGACAGGCTCACAGTAgcacttttaaattattaaaatcatAATTCAGCTGTCAGAAAGGCACAGAATCGGAGCATGTGACAACTGCAAGTctgaatttcttcattaaaagaaaatgtggatGTTTGTCATAGTCACTGGAAGattttctggtttctgtttAACAACGACTGCACCTATCTTTCTGCCAACACACACGTGTACATCGTTATACCTTTGCCACAAGAAAGTTAGGGCCAAGG
This genomic interval carries:
- the KCND3 gene encoding A-type voltage-gated potassium channel KCND3 isoform X1; amino-acid sequence: MAAGVAAWLPFARAAAIGWMPVANCPMPLAPTEKNKRQDELIILNVSGRRFQTWRTTLERYPDTLLGSTEKEFFFNEDTKEYFFDRDPEVFRCILNFYRTGKLHYPRYECISAYDEELAFYGILPEIIGDCCYEEYKDRKRENAERLMDDNDSENNQEGSMPSLSFRQTMWRAFENPHTSTLALVFYYVTGFFIAVSVITNVVETVPCGTVPGNKELPCGERYAVAFFCLDTACVMIFTVEYLLRLFAAPSRYRFIRSVMSIIDVVAIMPYYIGLVMTNNEDVSGAFVTLRVFRVFRIFKFSRHSQGLRILGYTLKSCASELGFLLFSLTMAIIIFATVMFYAEKGSSASKFTSIPASFWYTIVTMTTLGYGDMVPKTIAGKIFGSICSLSGVLVIALPVPVIVSNFSRIYHQNQRADKRRAQKKARLARIRVAKTGSSNAYLHSKRNGLLNEALELTGSTEDEQHMTKGTSLIESQHHHLLHCLEKTTGLSYLVDDPLLSVRTSTIKNHEFIDEQLFEQNCMESSMQNYPSSRSPSLSSHHGLTTSCCSRRNKKTTHLPNSSVPATRLRSMQELSTIHIQCSEQPSLTTSRSSLNMKSDDGLRPNCKAAQITTAIISIPTPPALTPEGESRPPPSSPGHSTNISTTTTSNIVKVSAL
- the KCND3 gene encoding A-type voltage-gated potassium channel KCND3 isoform X2, whose translation is MAAGVAAWLPFARAAAIGWMPVANCPMPLAPTEKNKRQDELIILNVSGRRFQTWRTTLERYPDTLLGSTEKEFFFNEDTKEYFFDRDPEVFRCILNFYRTGKLHYPRYECISAYDEELAFYGILPEIIGDCCYEEYKDRKRENAERLMDDNDSENNQEGSMPSLSFRQTMWRAFENPHTSTLALVFYYVTGFFIAVSVITNVVETVPCGTVPGNKELPCGERYAVAFFCLDTACVMIFTVEYLLRLFAAPSRYRFIRSVMSIIDVVAIMPYYIGLVMTNNEDVSGAFVTLRVFRVFRIFKFSRHSQGLRILGYTLKSCASELGFLLFSLTMAIIIFATVMFYAEKGSSASKFTSIPASFWYTIVTMTTLGYGDMVPKTIAGKIFGSICSLSGVLVIALPVPVIVSNFSRIYHQNQRADKRRAQKKARLARIRVAKTGSSNAYLHSKRNGLLNEALELTGSTEDEQHMTKGTSLIESQHHHLLHCLEKTTNHEFIDEQLFEQNCMESSMQNYPSSRSPSLSSHHGLTTSCCSRRNKKTTHLPNSSVPATRLRSMQELSTIHIQCSEQPSLTTSRSSLNMKSDDGLRPNCKAAQITTAIISIPTPPALTPEGESRPPPSSPGHSTNISTTTTSNIVKVSAL